One genomic segment of Desmodus rotundus isolate HL8 chromosome 5, HLdesRot8A.1, whole genome shotgun sequence includes these proteins:
- the LOC128780863 gene encoding uncharacterized protein isoform X3: MSRAPPGWRKLIQLQIQSSILPCVQGDHFFPHEKSYRYTNFKPVSFSLQGSGRVFKMEMAMAELEPEKATRCEPVASRRRAPDFRRSGGGRAGGPEEVCPRLGGGGCG; encoded by the exons GGCCCCTCCGGGATGGCGTAAACTTATTCAGCTCCAAATACAGTCCAGTATTCTGCCCTGCGTTCAAGGAGACCATTTTTTCCCACATGAAAAGTCTTACAGATACACAAACTTCAAACCAGTGTCGTTTTCATTGCAAGGAAGTGGCAGAGTGTTTAAG ATGGAGATGGCTATGGCTGAGCTGGAACCAGAAAAGGCGACCAGGTGTGAGCCAGTGGCCAGCCGGAGGCGCGCACCTGATTTCAGgcgaagtgggggagggagagctggaGGCCCGGAAGAGGTCTGCCCGAGGCTCGGTGGTGGGGGATGTGGGTAA